In Ruania zhangjianzhongii, the following proteins share a genomic window:
- a CDS encoding 2-oxo acid dehydrogenase subunit E2 produces the protein MPQHVEFRLPDVGEGLTEADIVGWMVSVGEVISVNQNIVEIETAKSLVELPSPYAGTVTALLVASGDTVEVGTPIIRIDTGGDGAPAAGRDGGTATAASGASAAGEPSGDTSTTAHAGSAEASPEQEGSGDVLVGYGTSRASVTRRPRRQVSGAQEPGANGRPETARATDAVQAGAEVGPEAAAQAAPEPEPPTASVPPPEPEQPASPEQPASPEQPGAPVSEPATPGPAVDLRVLAKPPVRKLAKDLGIDLSRVPATGPGGIVTRADVLAAAERSAPERLVQKADDDRPWLDGGTVSADGRQTRVPVRSVRARTADAMVASAFTAPHVTEFVTLDVTKSMRLVERLKADREFANVRVTPLLIAAKALTLAIRRHPMISAAWDDETQEIVYKHYINLGIAAATPRGLVVPNIKDAHRLSLHELATEIAELTTTARAGKTQPAQMSDGTVTITNVGIFGIDTGTPILNPGESAILALGAISERPWVHKGKVKPRWVTQLALSFDHRLVDGELGSHVLHDVAVIMENPEQGLVWG, from the coding sequence ATGCCGCAGCACGTCGAGTTTCGCCTGCCCGATGTGGGGGAGGGACTGACCGAGGCTGACATCGTCGGCTGGATGGTCAGCGTGGGCGAGGTCATCTCGGTGAACCAGAACATCGTGGAGATCGAGACCGCGAAGAGCCTGGTGGAGCTGCCCAGCCCGTACGCGGGGACGGTCACCGCACTGCTGGTGGCCAGTGGCGACACGGTCGAGGTGGGGACGCCGATCATTCGGATCGACACCGGAGGTGACGGCGCTCCGGCTGCGGGCCGGGATGGCGGCACTGCTACTGCGGCCAGCGGGGCGTCCGCTGCTGGTGAGCCGTCCGGAGATACCTCGACGACGGCGCACGCGGGTTCCGCAGAGGCCTCGCCCGAGCAGGAGGGCAGTGGGGATGTGCTGGTGGGGTACGGGACCTCGCGTGCCTCCGTCACTCGCCGGCCGCGCCGGCAGGTGAGCGGTGCGCAGGAACCGGGGGCGAACGGTCGGCCGGAGACCGCCCGTGCCACCGACGCGGTCCAGGCTGGCGCCGAAGTGGGGCCCGAGGCTGCCGCCCAGGCAGCACCCGAGCCGGAACCACCCACTGCATCGGTGCCACCCCCAGAGCCGGAGCAGCCCGCCTCGCCCGAGCAGCCCGCCTCGCCCGAGCAGCCCGGTGCCCCCGTGAGCGAACCTGCCACGCCGGGACCCGCCGTCGACCTCCGGGTGCTGGCGAAGCCACCGGTACGCAAGCTGGCCAAGGACCTGGGCATCGATCTGAGCCGGGTCCCGGCAACCGGGCCCGGTGGGATCGTCACCCGGGCGGACGTCCTGGCCGCTGCGGAACGCTCCGCGCCGGAACGGCTCGTGCAGAAGGCAGACGACGATCGGCCCTGGCTGGACGGGGGCACTGTCTCCGCCGACGGTCGCCAGACCCGGGTGCCGGTTCGCAGTGTGCGCGCCCGGACGGCGGACGCGATGGTGGCCTCAGCGTTCACCGCACCGCATGTGACGGAGTTCGTCACTCTGGACGTCACCAAGAGCATGCGGCTGGTGGAGCGGCTCAAGGCTGACCGGGAGTTCGCGAACGTGCGGGTGACGCCGCTGCTGATCGCCGCCAAGGCGCTGACGCTCGCGATCCGCCGGCACCCGATGATCAGTGCGGCCTGGGACGACGAGACCCAGGAGATCGTCTACAAGCACTACATCAACCTCGGGATCGCGGCCGCGACCCCCCGCGGACTGGTGGTGCCGAACATCAAGGATGCGCACCGGCTCTCGTTGCACGAGCTGGCCACGGAGATCGCCGAACTGACCACCACCGCTCGGGCGGGCAAGACCCAGCCGGCGCAGATGTCCGACGGCACGGTGACGATCACCAACGTCGGCATCTTCGGTATCGACACCGGGACCCCGATCCTCAATCCGGGCGAGTCCGCGATCCTGGCACTGGGCGCGATCTCCGAGCGACCGTGGGTACACAAGGGCAAGGTGAAGCCGCGCTGGGTGACCCAGCTCGCGCTCTCCTTCGACCACCGCCTGGTGGATGGTGAGCTCGGCTCCCACGTGCTGCACGACGTCGCGGTGATCATGGAGAACCCGGAGCAGGGCCTGGTCTGGGGCTGA
- a CDS encoding alpha-ketoacid dehydrogenase subunit beta, with protein sequence MTATAPAPANQRLAMAKAINLGLRRAMERDAKVLLMGEDIGALGGVFRVTDGLQKDFGGDRVVDTPLAESGIVGTAIGLAVAGYRPVCEIQFDGFIFPAFNQITTQLAKMHYRSRGRVQVPVVIRVPYGGGIGAVEHHSESPEALFAHTAGLRVVSPANPSDAFTMIQQAIACPDPVLFLEPKSRYWDKADVEVSAAEQVLDADAGLNQARIVRPGTDVTLAAYGPSVATALRAASAAEAEGHSLEVVDLRSISPIDFDTLTESVRRTGRLVVVHEAPVFFGAGAEIAARVSQECFYHLEAPVARVGGFHAPYPVAKLEHDYLPDLDRVLHAVDGVLAH encoded by the coding sequence ATGACTGCCACCGCTCCCGCCCCCGCCAACCAGCGGCTCGCGATGGCCAAGGCGATCAACCTCGGCCTGCGTCGCGCGATGGAACGTGATGCGAAGGTGCTGCTGATGGGCGAGGACATCGGTGCCCTCGGCGGCGTGTTCCGGGTGACCGACGGACTGCAGAAGGACTTCGGCGGCGACCGGGTGGTGGACACCCCGCTGGCGGAGTCCGGCATCGTCGGCACCGCGATCGGCCTCGCCGTTGCCGGGTACCGGCCTGTCTGCGAGATCCAGTTCGACGGGTTCATCTTCCCCGCGTTCAACCAGATCACCACTCAGCTCGCCAAGATGCATTACCGCTCCCGCGGCCGCGTGCAGGTGCCGGTGGTGATCCGCGTGCCCTACGGCGGCGGTATCGGCGCGGTCGAGCACCATTCGGAGTCTCCGGAGGCGCTGTTCGCACACACCGCCGGACTGCGCGTGGTCAGCCCGGCGAACCCGTCCGACGCGTTCACCATGATCCAGCAGGCGATCGCCTGCCCGGACCCGGTGCTCTTCCTCGAGCCGAAGTCCCGCTACTGGGACAAGGCGGATGTGGAGGTCTCGGCGGCGGAGCAGGTCCTCGATGCCGACGCCGGCCTGAACCAGGCCAGGATCGTGCGGCCGGGCACCGACGTCACTCTGGCTGCCTACGGCCCGAGCGTGGCTACGGCGCTGCGCGCCGCCTCGGCCGCCGAGGCCGAGGGGCACAGCCTCGAGGTCGTCGACCTGCGCTCGATCTCGCCGATCGACTTCGACACCCTCACCGAATCGGTGCGCCGCACCGGCCGTCTGGTGGTGGTGCACGAGGCGCCGGTGTTCTTCGGAGCCGGTGCGGAGATCGCCGCACGGGTCTCTCAGGAGTGCTTCTACCACCTCGAGGCCCCGGTGGCGCGGGTGGGCGGTTTCCATGCGCCTTACCCGGTCGCCAAGCTGGAGCACGACTACCTGCCTGACCTGGACCGGGTGCTGCACGCCGTCGACGGCGTGCTGGCACACTGA
- the pdhA gene encoding pyruvate dehydrogenase (acetyl-transferring) E1 component subunit alpha, which produces MTTDTTGAIPPVGETDDDLIQLLTPEGERVHHEAYTPRIDDLDRAALEGLYRDMVLVRRFDSEATSLQRHGELGLWPPSLGQEAAQVGSGRALAPQDYVFPSYRELGVAWTRGVDLHQVLHQFRGEDHGGWDPAAHNFHLYALVIGSHTLHATGYAMGIQRDGDVGTGDPDRDRAAVVYFGDGATAQGDVNEALTFAAVNDAPVVFYCQNNHWAISEPTTRQSRVPLSHRGQGFGVPSVRVDGNDVLACYAVTAEALERAHSGGGPTFIEAVTYRMGAHTTSDDPTRYRTRADEEVWRRRDPIERLATLLRAEGSGEEFFTALEAEAEAFGEGVRDYCRAIPVPPDSRMFENVYATENAQVSAEREWFTEYQEGFDTEEAAG; this is translated from the coding sequence ATCACTACCGACACCACCGGGGCGATCCCCCCAGTCGGAGAGACGGATGACGACCTCATCCAATTGCTCACCCCCGAAGGCGAACGCGTACACCACGAGGCCTACACGCCGCGGATCGACGATCTCGATCGTGCTGCGCTGGAAGGTCTCTATCGCGACATGGTCCTGGTTCGACGGTTCGATTCCGAGGCCACGTCACTGCAGCGCCACGGGGAACTCGGCCTCTGGCCACCAAGTCTTGGCCAAGAAGCAGCACAGGTCGGCTCGGGCCGAGCCCTGGCGCCGCAGGACTACGTCTTCCCGTCCTACCGTGAGCTCGGCGTCGCCTGGACTCGCGGTGTGGACCTGCATCAGGTGCTGCACCAGTTCCGTGGTGAGGACCACGGCGGCTGGGATCCAGCCGCACACAACTTCCACCTCTACGCCTTGGTGATCGGCTCGCACACGCTGCACGCCACCGGGTACGCGATGGGCATCCAGCGTGACGGCGACGTGGGCACCGGCGACCCCGACCGCGACCGCGCTGCGGTCGTGTACTTCGGTGACGGCGCCACGGCCCAGGGCGACGTCAACGAGGCGCTGACCTTTGCGGCCGTCAACGACGCCCCGGTGGTCTTCTACTGCCAGAACAATCACTGGGCGATCTCCGAGCCCACCACCCGGCAGTCCCGCGTGCCGCTGTCCCACCGGGGCCAGGGCTTCGGCGTTCCCTCAGTGCGAGTGGACGGCAACGATGTGCTCGCCTGCTACGCCGTCACTGCCGAAGCGCTGGAGCGTGCCCACAGCGGCGGCGGCCCGACCTTCATCGAAGCGGTCACCTACCGGATGGGTGCACACACCACGTCCGACGATCCCACCCGCTACCGCACCCGCGCGGACGAGGAGGTGTGGCGCCGCCGGGACCCGATCGAACGGCTCGCCACGCTGCTGCGCGCCGAGGGCAGCGGTGAGGAGTTCTTCACCGCGCTGGAAGCCGAAGCCGAAGCCTTCGGCGAGGGCGTGCGCGACTACTGCCGCGCCATCCCGGTGCCACCGGACTCCCGGATGTTCGAGAACGTCTACGCCACCGAGAACGCGCAGGTTTCCGCCGAGCGGGAGTGGTTCACCGAGTACCAGGAAGGTTTCGACACCGAGGAGGCCGCCGGATGA
- a CDS encoding T6SS immunity protein Tdi1 domain-containing protein — MVEFRAFTPSTAIPPETIAEFADRAPAGAAQMWRQYGAGAVGDDGFVRVIDPARGRQMLAGSLPLPESAVPMFTTGLGDVLMWTGSMFLLFTFRWGTLRFTPEGFTLDELTALLEDEPTLDRELQRQPYPAAVARDGVPAHEECFGFVPLLALGGPNEASNLQRMGLYEHIALITQMAGSPKPVGFLFAGDK; from the coding sequence ATGGTTGAGTTCCGCGCGTTTACCCCCTCCACTGCGATCCCGCCCGAGACGATCGCGGAGTTCGCCGACCGCGCACCGGCGGGCGCCGCGCAGATGTGGCGCCAGTACGGCGCCGGCGCGGTCGGTGACGACGGTTTCGTCCGGGTGATCGATCCCGCTCGCGGACGTCAGATGCTCGCTGGGTCGCTACCGCTGCCCGAGTCCGCGGTTCCGATGTTCACCACCGGGCTCGGCGACGTCCTGATGTGGACCGGCAGCATGTTCCTGCTGTTCACCTTCCGGTGGGGAACACTGAGGTTCACTCCTGAGGGGTTCACGTTGGACGAGCTGACGGCGCTGCTGGAGGATGAGCCCACCCTCGACCGAGAGCTGCAGCGACAGCCCTACCCGGCGGCGGTGGCCCGCGACGGTGTGCCGGCCCACGAAGAATGCTTCGGTTTCGTCCCGTTGTTGGCGCTCGGGGGCCCGAACGAGGCGAGCAATCTGCAGCGGATGGGCCTGTACGAGCACATCGCGCTCATCACCCAGATGGCGGGCTCGCCGAAGCCGGTCGGCTTCTTGTTCGCTGGCGACAAGTAA